In a single window of the Gemmatimonadota bacterium genome:
- a CDS encoding phytanoyl-CoA dioxygenase family protein yields MAIAEAPAVLTEEEMLHFRTRGFLGPYSLCSEAEMAELRPAIEEVLETDPPNGKNRIHNRHLDSRVVYDLSTHPEILNRMVALYGADLLLWRTNFFIKYKGTKAIPWHQDFNYWPLEPPIIVSAWIAVDASTKENGNLQLIPGSHRKIIPHVKATPDVQFQEMADAGYYDPEQLVDLEMQPGEFILFNERTLHHSKANFSDLRRIGLAVRAIPPIVHVLRYDSEDHGLPVIHGEDTMGFNRVTQPPL; encoded by the coding sequence ATGGCTATAGCTGAAGCACCTGCTGTACTGACGGAAGAGGAAATGCTGCATTTTCGCACGCGGGGCTTTCTGGGTCCGTATTCGCTGTGTTCTGAGGCGGAGATGGCGGAGCTTCGTCCGGCGATTGAAGAGGTGCTGGAGACAGATCCGCCGAATGGTAAGAATCGCATTCACAACCGGCATCTGGATAGTCGGGTGGTTTACGATTTGTCAACGCATCCCGAGATTCTCAACCGGATGGTGGCTCTGTACGGGGCGGATTTGTTGTTGTGGCGCACGAATTTTTTTATCAAGTACAAGGGTACGAAGGCGATTCCCTGGCATCAGGATTTCAATTATTGGCCGCTCGAGCCGCCGATTATTGTTTCGGCGTGGATTGCGGTGGATGCTTCGACTAAGGAGAATGGGAATTTGCAGCTTATTCCCGGATCACATCGCAAAATTATTCCCCATGTTAAAGCTACGCCCGATGTGCAGTTTCAGGAGATGGCCGATGCGGGGTATTACGATCCGGAGCAACTGGTCGATCTGGAGATGCAGCCGGGCGAGTTTATCCTTTTTAATGAGCGCACGTTGCATCATTCGAAAGCCAATTTCTCGGATTTGCGTCGCATTGGTCTGGCGGTGCGCGCGATTCCTCCGATTGTGCATGTTCTCAGGTACGATTCCGAAGATCACGGGCTTCCGGTTATTCACGGGGAAGATACGATGGGGTTTAATCGCGTTACACAACCGCCGTTATAA
- a CDS encoding putative toxin-antitoxin system toxin component, PIN family gives MPTFVQSNTFLTFVRDENDNMFIDLAFASNARYIITQNVDDFTKGTELIFDQFDIITPAQFARYWRQRYE, from the coding sequence TTGCCTACCTTCGTTCAAAGCAATACATTCTTGACATTTGTTCGCGATGAAAACGATAACATGTTTATCGATCTGGCTTTCGCAAGCAATGCGCGATATATCATTACTCAAAATGTCGATGATTTTACAAAAGGAACGGAATTGATATTTGACCAGTTCGACATCATTACGCCAGCGCAATTTGCTCGATATTGGAGACAACGTTATGAATAA
- a CDS encoding phytanoyl-CoA dioxygenase family protein: protein MNNQQHLFELDVYGFTVVEDVLTTDEAGEMREVLMRCEKAVGTESGHRGSARHVANLPVLDRVFHKTIDHPRILPLLEHYLERSLILGSLNARIVRPGDPDQGLHSDIPLEMLNFSSPVMMNTIWMLDDFSPINGGTRVVPGSHKSGLVVPPEDVSVKHIAQPEGSAGSVIVINGQIWHAGGANTGTTNRHALFGHYRKRMCMFQVDPHDGFPPAWFDGLTERQRQLMRMSKGLRSAHAADAHFR from the coding sequence ATGAATAATCAACAACACTTGTTTGAACTCGATGTGTATGGCTTCACGGTTGTTGAAGATGTTTTGACGACTGATGAAGCAGGTGAGATGCGCGAGGTGCTTATGCGCTGTGAAAAGGCGGTTGGTACGGAGTCCGGACATCGGGGTTCGGCTCGGCATGTCGCCAATTTGCCGGTGCTGGATCGCGTTTTTCACAAGACTATTGATCATCCGCGGATTCTGCCGTTGCTCGAGCACTATCTCGAGAGGTCGCTTATTCTGGGTAGTCTCAATGCCCGGATTGTGCGCCCGGGCGATCCAGACCAGGGTTTGCACAGTGATATTCCGCTGGAGATGCTGAATTTCAGTTCGCCAGTTATGATGAATACGATCTGGATGCTGGATGATTTTTCACCGATAAATGGCGGTACGCGCGTGGTGCCGGGGTCGCATAAGAGCGGGTTGGTTGTTCCGCCAGAGGACGTGTCTGTCAAGCATATCGCACAACCCGAGGGATCTGCGGGTAGTGTTATTGTTATTAACGGTCAAATATGGCATGCGGGCGGCGCGAATACGGGGACGACGAATCGCCATGCGCTGTTCGGTCATTATCGCAAACGGATGTGTATGTTCCAGGTGGATCCCCACGATGGTTTTCCGCCTGCGTGGTTTGATGGGCTTACGGAGAGACAAAGGCAATTGATGCGGATGAGCAAGGGGCTTAGATCAGCCCACGCGGCGGATGCGCATTTTCGGTAA
- a CDS encoding RNA polymerase sigma factor: protein MNKRLDIETDVQLIHMIKAGDKSAFGKLYHLHQNRVRAIVGRYVKDRDETEDLMQVVFMKVFQSLRHFRGESAFTTYLTRIAINVGRSHLRSRLSRKNGMETAARHMPEPITLTTPEDSVIKKERHQLLTQGLRTLPKEQQRAMWLRYIKELSYREIVWEMQAPLGTVKIWLHRGRHQLKRALEKQEVGGWAG from the coding sequence ATGAATAAACGATTAGATATAGAAACCGATGTACAATTGATCCACATGATAAAAGCTGGCGACAAAAGCGCGTTTGGCAAACTCTACCATCTGCACCAGAATCGCGTGCGCGCCATTGTCGGGCGATATGTGAAGGACCGCGACGAAACCGAAGACCTGATGCAGGTGGTATTCATGAAAGTCTTTCAGAGCCTGCGCCATTTTCGCGGCGAATCGGCATTCACAACCTATCTAACGCGCATTGCCATCAACGTCGGGCGGTCACACCTACGATCCCGACTATCCCGAAAAAACGGCATGGAAACAGCAGCGCGACACATGCCCGAACCCATTACCCTGACAACGCCAGAAGATAGCGTCATAAAAAAAGAACGCCATCAACTCTTAACACAGGGCTTGCGCACATTGCCCAAAGAGCAACAACGCGCAATGTGGCTTCGCTACATAAAAGAACTATCCTACCGCGAAATCGTATGGGAAATGCAAGCACCCCTCGGCACCGTAAAAATCTGGCTCCACCGCGGGCGCCATCAGCTAAAACGCGCGCTGGAAAAACAAGAGGTCGGAGGCTGGGCGGGCTGA
- the fucU gene encoding L-fucose mutarotase has protein sequence MLVGISPLFSPELLATIYRMGHGDEIVLADAHFPGHSVNANTLRADGLGVGALLEAILPLFVLDTYVDSPVFMMDAVPGDALDPAVEASYRAVIDRVWPDTPPIARVERFAFYEQARDAFAVVMTGETAKYGNVILKKGVTPV, from the coding sequence ATGCTCGTTGGTATATCCCCATTGTTCAGTCCCGAGTTGTTGGCTACGATTTATCGCATGGGACACGGAGATGAGATTGTTCTGGCAGATGCGCATTTTCCCGGGCATTCGGTGAATGCCAATACGCTGCGGGCAGATGGTCTGGGGGTTGGGGCGTTGCTCGAGGCGATTTTGCCGCTGTTTGTGCTGGATACGTATGTGGATAGTCCGGTTTTTATGATGGATGCGGTGCCGGGCGATGCGCTCGATCCCGCGGTTGAGGCGTCTTACCGGGCTGTTATTGACAGGGTATGGCCAGATACACCCCCTATCGCGCGCGTTGAGCGTTTTGCGTTTTACGAACAGGCGAGAGATGCTTTTGCGGTTGTTATGACTGGGGAGACGGCAAAATATGGCAATGTTATTTTGAAGAAGGGTGTGACGCCGGTGTAG
- a CDS encoding toxin-antitoxin system HicB family antitoxin: MNKKNHVLTIRVPKDLKERIEKTAEKQGVSMNQFAIYAFAREIAELETTAFFQNQYAGKDKREILEAFDAVMSKQIPSQTPPDWDQLDI; this comes from the coding sequence ATGAATAAAAAGAATCACGTACTGACCATCCGCGTGCCGAAGGATCTCAAAGAGAGAATAGAAAAGACAGCCGAAAAACAGGGCGTGTCTATGAATCAGTTTGCGATTTATGCTTTTGCGCGCGAAATTGCCGAGCTTGAAACCACAGCCTTTTTTCAAAACCAATATGCTGGCAAAGACAAACGAGAAATTCTGGAGGCGTTTGACGCTGTTATGAGCAAACAAATCCCCAGTCAAACGCCACCAGACTGGGACCAATTGGATATATGA
- a CDS encoding MFS transporter: protein MSSNSDNSRFQTRDVITLSGGHAVHDTYSGFLPPLLPIFIQTLSLSKTEASLLMVVRQAPSVFQPIIGHQADRLNLRSLVILGPAITGIAMSLLGIAHGYLALVVLLLITGFSSAAFHAVGPAMAGTLSGSNLGRGMGIWMLCGELGRTLGPILIVSVIGLWGIVGMTYLIPAGILASLILLLRMRSVGSRVISAYKALTWQAALKRMAPILVPLSGIVFVRAFMMASLTAFLPTFLTEEGASLWLSGASLSVLEGAGIGGALIGGWVSDRWGRKQVLGFSMIATPLLLFVFLETQGWALFPILIILGFVALSTGPVVMAMVQESCPENRAFANGLYMGAGFVLRGVAMLLLGIMADAYGLRRAFEISAILMLIGVVLVFRIPGRSS, encoded by the coding sequence TTGTCCTCAAATAGCGATAACAGCCGTTTTCAGACCCGTGACGTAATCACCCTCTCCGGTGGGCATGCGGTACACGACACATACAGCGGATTCTTACCCCCCTTACTCCCCATCTTCATACAAACCCTCTCCCTATCCAAAACCGAAGCCAGCTTATTAATGGTCGTCAGGCAGGCACCCTCGGTATTTCAACCCATCATCGGACATCAGGCAGACCGCCTGAACTTGCGATCTCTCGTAATCCTGGGACCTGCAATAACGGGCATCGCCATGAGCCTGCTCGGCATAGCCCACGGTTATCTCGCCCTCGTCGTCCTATTATTAATCACGGGATTTAGCTCCGCGGCATTTCACGCCGTTGGACCCGCAATGGCCGGAACGCTCTCGGGATCCAACCTCGGTCGCGGAATGGGCATCTGGATGTTATGCGGTGAACTCGGCCGCACCCTGGGACCTATCTTAATCGTAAGCGTCATCGGCCTGTGGGGAATCGTCGGAATGACCTATCTGATACCCGCCGGTATATTGGCCTCGCTGATACTCTTATTGCGGATGAGAAGCGTCGGCAGCCGCGTCATATCAGCCTATAAAGCACTAACCTGGCAGGCCGCCTTAAAACGCATGGCACCGATCCTGGTGCCTCTATCGGGCATTGTATTTGTCCGAGCATTTATGATGGCCTCCCTGACCGCATTCCTCCCCACCTTTTTGACCGAAGAAGGCGCCAGCTTATGGCTATCGGGCGCATCTCTCTCCGTCCTGGAAGGCGCGGGCATTGGCGGTGCGCTAATCGGCGGATGGGTAAGCGACCGATGGGGCCGCAAACAGGTTCTCGGCTTCTCCATGATCGCAACCCCCCTCCTCCTATTTGTCTTTCTCGAAACCCAGGGCTGGGCATTATTTCCCATCTTAATCATCCTGGGCTTTGTCGCTCTCTCCACCGGTCCCGTAGTCATGGCAATGGTACAGGAAAGCTGCCCAGAAAACCGGGCATTTGCCAACGGGCTTTACATGGGCGCGGGATTCGTGCTTCGCGGTGTCGCCATGTTGCTCCTCGGCATCATGGCAGATGCTTACGGCCTGCGCCGGGCTTTTGAAATCAGCGCAATTTTGATGTTAATCGGCGTTGTGCTGGTATTTCGGATACCGGGTAGAAGTTCATAA
- a CDS encoding ABC transporter permease, with amino-acid sequence MIKNYLTVAIRNLMRHKLYTSINVLGLAIGLACGILILLYIQQEFAVNRAHTLGDRIYKVIREERSTQTTYSSGTSGALGPVLKETFPEVETTVRIWRWTVSVQYGERKDRYLLALVDDNFLDVFDFPLIKGDLETAFRTPYSVVITDDMAQHLFGDIDPMGQTLSIDSRSFPGEYTVTGIVKAPHLSSGFYFQILSTTIPSVEETQEVWTMWCPTQSWRPVNTYVLLKVGQNSETLQAKMQSLIVQYLGDEVAAENKSRWPHYPLQPLIKQHIGNDVASKNTYHLQPLHRVYLYGESDFNPTADSPMQHIYMLTAIGLILVVIACVNFTNLATARAVTRKREVGVRKVVGAHRPQLMVQFLSESLLLTCSALLIALALVELCLPLFNQFVRGNLHLNAATVIIGTPAVLALTVLVGLLAGWYPAFFLSSFRPVTALKSSASSSPGSTGLKKGLVVFQFGMSILLVICTLVVYQQLKFIETKDMGFARDHIVSLPIFVPDFSGEPNPQKRLSARHQMIKQVFLEHPNILSASALRYEITGYSGRLRLAWPNGDRTKEQTFRINEVDDSFFETFDIPVLRGRAFSADVASDTSQAIILNETAVRLLGWEEDPIGKQIVLPAYDNLSLTVIGVVKDYHNLTLREEIAPMGFLARWKMFYSLALRIRPENTAQTLSFLETQWKRFVPDAPFEYHFLDELIDWIYFNEQLTGKMLGVFSLLAIFVACLGLFGLAAFMVQSRTKEIGVRKVLGASTPHLVMLLSREFMLLILLSNLIAWPIAYYLMRDWLSGFAYQTDLNVLPFIASAIMALIIAFGTVSMQAIRAARSNPIDALRYE; translated from the coding sequence ATGATCAAAAATTATCTAACCGTTGCGATCCGCAATTTGATGCGGCACAAATTGTACACCTCCATCAATGTACTGGGCCTTGCCATCGGGCTGGCGTGTGGCATTTTGATCCTGTTGTACATTCAGCAGGAATTTGCAGTAAATCGCGCCCACACCCTGGGCGACCGCATTTACAAAGTGATTCGAGAAGAGCGCAGCACACAAACAACTTACAGCAGCGGCACATCAGGCGCACTCGGTCCCGTATTAAAAGAAACATTTCCCGAAGTAGAAACAACGGTGCGTATCTGGCGATGGACTGTATCTGTACAATACGGCGAGCGCAAGGATCGATATCTCCTTGCGCTGGTAGATGACAACTTTCTGGACGTATTCGATTTTCCCCTCATAAAAGGTGACTTAGAAACCGCGTTTCGCACACCCTACTCTGTGGTCATTACCGACGACATGGCGCAACACTTGTTTGGCGATATTGATCCGATGGGGCAAACACTTTCAATCGACAGTCGCAGTTTCCCAGGCGAGTACACAGTTACCGGCATCGTAAAAGCACCACACCTCTCATCTGGCTTTTATTTTCAAATACTCTCAACCACAATACCCTCCGTAGAAGAAACGCAAGAGGTGTGGACAATGTGGTGCCCCACGCAATCGTGGCGTCCGGTAAACACCTATGTGCTATTAAAAGTGGGACAAAACTCAGAAACCCTACAAGCGAAAATGCAGTCGTTGATCGTGCAGTATCTGGGGGATGAAGTCGCGGCTGAAAATAAGTCTCGTTGGCCTCATTATCCCCTTCAGCCATTGATCAAACAGCATATAGGGAATGACGTTGCCTCAAAAAACACCTATCATCTACAACCCCTGCACCGCGTGTACCTGTATGGCGAATCCGATTTTAACCCAACTGCCGACAGCCCCATGCAACACATTTACATGCTGACAGCTATTGGGCTGATCCTCGTGGTCATTGCCTGCGTGAACTTTACAAACCTGGCAACTGCACGCGCTGTCACCCGCAAGCGCGAAGTCGGCGTGCGAAAAGTCGTTGGCGCGCATCGTCCACAACTGATGGTCCAGTTTTTGAGCGAATCCCTGCTTTTAACCTGTTCCGCCCTGCTGATTGCCCTCGCACTGGTCGAGCTATGCCTGCCCTTATTCAACCAATTCGTACGCGGCAATCTACACCTCAACGCGGCTACAGTAATAATAGGTACACCGGCAGTACTGGCACTAACAGTGTTGGTCGGACTGCTGGCGGGATGGTATCCGGCGTTTTTCCTCTCATCCTTTCGCCCGGTAACAGCATTAAAAAGCAGTGCGTCTTCCTCCCCGGGTTCCACAGGACTGAAGAAAGGACTCGTGGTTTTTCAGTTTGGCATGTCCATCTTGCTGGTAATCTGCACCCTCGTGGTCTATCAGCAACTGAAATTTATAGAAACCAAAGACATGGGTTTTGCACGCGATCACATTGTGAGTTTACCCATTTTTGTCCCTGACTTTTCCGGAGAGCCAAACCCACAAAAACGCCTTTCAGCACGCCACCAAATGATCAAACAGGTCTTTCTCGAACACCCTAATATCCTCAGCGCATCGGCACTGCGATACGAAATCACGGGATACAGCGGACGACTGCGACTGGCCTGGCCCAATGGGGATCGCACAAAAGAACAGACATTTCGCATAAACGAAGTAGATGATTCATTCTTTGAAACATTTGACATTCCCGTACTTCGCGGTCGCGCCTTTTCAGCCGATGTTGCCAGCGATACCTCTCAGGCAATTATCTTAAACGAAACAGCCGTGCGCCTCCTCGGCTGGGAAGAAGATCCGATTGGCAAACAGATTGTGTTACCAGCGTATGACAACTTGTCCCTGACCGTAATTGGCGTCGTAAAAGACTACCACAATTTGACGCTGCGAGAAGAAATAGCCCCCATGGGGTTTTTGGCCCGCTGGAAGATGTTTTATTCGCTGGCCCTGCGCATCCGACCAGAAAACACCGCGCAAACCCTATCCTTCCTCGAAACCCAGTGGAAACGCTTTGTGCCAGATGCGCCCTTTGAATATCACTTCCTGGACGAACTCATAGATTGGATCTATTTCAACGAACAACTCACCGGCAAAATGCTCGGGGTATTTTCATTGCTCGCAATTTTCGTAGCCTGTTTGGGGCTATTCGGACTGGCCGCATTCATGGTTCAATCGCGCACCAAAGAAATTGGTGTGCGAAAAGTACTGGGCGCATCCACACCGCATCTGGTCATGCTGCTCTCCCGCGAATTTATGTTGCTCATCCTGCTCTCCAATCTCATCGCCTGGCCAATCGCCTATTACCTGATGCGCGACTGGCTCTCCGGATTTGCCTATCAGACAGACCTGAACGTCTTGCCATTTATCGCAAGTGCAATAATGGCACTGATCATCGCCTTTGGAACCGTGAGCATGCAAGCCATCCGGGCAGCGCGATCCAATCCCATTGATGCACTGCGATATGAGTGA
- a CDS encoding ABC transporter permease, producing the protein MIKNYFVVAIRNLMRKKLYTFINVFGLGLGLACCILMALFVKHEWSRDRFHENHDQMFRLVAQRVQSDGEAIPFNIWDTVYPLLVVDELKDEIPSVEQACAFMRHTRSKITRGEKSFRSDMGFVSGNFFAMFTFPFLSGDPKTALAQPDGIVITETTARKFFGNVKDYNTLIGQSLNIKNKLFIVTGVMTDVPTTSSLQFDVLVLIKAEKGFGLARRYNDASAWIFVQIEKTNASRVLEDLNHWTKKEKLREEIFDNKPFNFILQPLTDVYWNTDIPNHYGPQGNPTGVYILWGLAWLVLLIACSNFITLSVAESSGRAKEVGLRKVVGANRGQIIQQFWSEALVLCFLGLFVGTALAEILLPVFNGFVHQKLTLAYFDDWWVLLLLLGVVGLIAGSYPALVLSRFQPVLAIKGEARLGGRNFLTRTLIILQYAASIALIIGTGVMLQQQDYVRNKNLGFNKEQVAIVQTNWRTAKSYKQAIVNDSRIAGVTITDRTLTTTSGYSWANYPLPDGSIVEMKVIGVDVDYISTLEIPLLAGRNFSEDRPSDLNNAILVNETLAKQLGLENPVGKTLAGFGRNGVNDPVVIGIVRDFHIKSLHNQIEPLALLMEKYNYGPFLLIRMRSGPIFETIDMLKNTWEKVVPNTPFELSFLDESLNQQYANEVYWFRVLSHSALVAILLSCLGLFGLASLAVARRTKEIGIRKVLGASVHHVMWLFSRDFIKLLLVANIIAYPIAYWMMNQWLTNFAYRIELGIGVFGIAGILTLFVALLTVNFQTLKAARRNPVDALRDE; encoded by the coding sequence ATGATCAAAAATTACTTTGTTGTCGCGATTCGCAATCTAATGCGAAAGAAACTCTACACATTCATCAATGTGTTCGGCCTCGGCCTGGGGCTTGCCTGCTGTATCTTGATGGCTCTCTTTGTCAAACACGAATGGTCACGCGACCGGTTTCACGAGAATCACGACCAGATGTTTCGGTTGGTAGCGCAAAGGGTTCAATCAGACGGGGAGGCGATTCCATTTAATATCTGGGATACGGTATATCCGCTTTTGGTTGTCGATGAGTTGAAAGATGAAATTCCGAGTGTTGAACAAGCCTGTGCATTTATGCGGCACACGAGGAGTAAAATCACAAGGGGGGAAAAATCTTTTCGTTCAGACATGGGGTTTGTGAGTGGTAATTTCTTTGCGATGTTTACATTTCCTTTTTTGTCAGGTGATCCTAAAACAGCACTCGCTCAACCAGATGGGATAGTGATTACCGAAACAACAGCACGCAAGTTTTTTGGGAATGTAAAGGATTACAACACACTGATAGGGCAATCACTGAATATAAAAAATAAGTTGTTTATCGTAACCGGTGTTATGACAGATGTGCCTACAACATCAAGTCTTCAATTCGACGTGTTGGTTTTGATAAAAGCCGAAAAAGGCTTTGGACTTGCAAGACGTTACAACGATGCAAGTGCGTGGATCTTTGTGCAAATAGAGAAAACAAATGCTTCTCGCGTGCTTGAAGATCTCAATCACTGGACAAAAAAAGAAAAATTGCGGGAAGAGATATTCGACAACAAACCATTTAACTTTATTCTTCAGCCCTTAACGGATGTGTACTGGAACACAGACATTCCCAATCACTACGGACCGCAGGGCAATCCAACAGGGGTTTATATCTTGTGGGGACTTGCATGGCTGGTCTTGCTCATTGCGTGCAGCAACTTTATTACCCTATCGGTCGCAGAGTCCTCCGGGCGGGCAAAAGAAGTGGGCTTGCGCAAAGTGGTAGGTGCTAACCGCGGTCAGATTATTCAGCAGTTCTGGAGCGAAGCACTGGTATTGTGCTTCTTGGGCTTGTTCGTAGGCACTGCACTTGCCGAAATCCTGTTGCCCGTATTCAATGGATTTGTACATCAAAAATTGACCCTCGCGTATTTTGACGATTGGTGGGTATTGCTGCTCCTGCTCGGCGTTGTCGGGCTAATTGCCGGCAGTTATCCCGCTCTGGTCTTGTCGCGATTTCAACCTGTTTTAGCCATAAAAGGTGAAGCACGCCTTGGCGGACGCAACTTTTTGACGCGCACGTTAATCATTCTGCAATACGCGGCCTCCATAGCCCTCATCATTGGCACAGGTGTGATGCTTCAGCAACAGGATTATGTGCGGAACAAAAATCTGGGCTTTAACAAAGAGCAAGTCGCCATTGTGCAGACAAATTGGCGGACAGCTAAATCCTATAAGCAGGCCATTGTAAACGACTCACGCATTGCGGGCGTTACAATTACGGATCGCACACTCACAACAACAAGTGGTTATTCCTGGGCCAATTACCCATTGCCCGATGGCTCGATAGTTGAGATGAAGGTGATTGGCGTAGATGTCGATTATATCTCCACTTTGGAGATACCTCTTCTCGCTGGCCGAAATTTTTCGGAAGACCGTCCTTCAGACCTGAATAATGCCATATTGGTCAACGAAACCCTGGCAAAGCAGTTGGGCCTCGAAAACCCGGTGGGAAAAACGCTGGCAGGCTTTGGAAGGAATGGCGTTAACGATCCCGTTGTCATTGGTATCGTGCGCGATTTTCACATAAAGTCTTTGCACAACCAGATTGAGCCATTGGCATTGCTGATGGAAAAATACAACTATGGCCCATTTCTGCTAATTCGCATGCGCTCAGGTCCAATTTTTGAAACGATTGACATGCTCAAAAACACCTGGGAAAAAGTTGTACCCAATACGCCCTTTGAACTCTCGTTTTTGGATGAAAGCCTGAATCAACAGTATGCCAATGAAGTCTATTGGTTTCGCGTATTGAGCCATTCAGCGCTGGTGGCTATCTTGCTTTCGTGTTTGGGATTGTTCGGACTGGCGTCACTGGCGGTTGCGCGTCGGACAAAGGAGATTGGGATTCGGAAGGTGCTGGGGGCTTCTGTCCATCATGTGATGTGGTTGTTTTCCAGAGATTTTATCAAACTGCTACTGGTCGCCAATATCATTGCCTATCCTATTGCTTACTGGATGATGAATCAATGGCTGACCAATTTCGCATATCGTATTGAACTCGGCATAGGCGTTTTTGGCATCGCCGGGATACTGACCCTCTTCGTCGCGCTGTTAACAGTGAATTTTCAAACATTGAAAGCCGCGCGCCGCAATCCCGTGGATGCCCTGCGAGATGAATAA
- a CDS encoding mandelate racemase/muconate lactonizing enzyme family protein — MKITNIETFIVDAGWRPWIFVRVDTDEGISGWGECSDGRSPYGVTGTVRDLTPLLVGKDPRAYEMRFWDMLRGTRQSPGGIAAKAIAGVELALIDIKARALGVSVVELFGGPTREQVRVYWSHCGTSRARHYDLLNTPPLRTMDDIAALGREVVEKGYTALKTNIVVPGDPASVYFGGFGGEPGTTDGVVSRQILRHIETLIGTFRDAVGPDVDINLDLNFNFKPESCMRIAQVLEQFDLLWLEIDMYEPDAIRQIKDATRTKICTGENLFYMREFIPYFQARSADVFMIDVPWNGFAQSKKVGDLAEAYQLNVAPHNYYSHLSTCISASLCAVLPNVRIMEIDVDDVPWREEMVTNVPRIENGYLTIPSGPGWGTEMVEEVLKAHPWDKGNANW, encoded by the coding sequence ATGAAGATTACCAATATTGAGACGTTTATTGTGGATGCGGGTTGGCGCCCGTGGATTTTTGTTCGGGTGGATACCGATGAGGGTATTAGCGGCTGGGGGGAGTGTAGCGATGGGCGCAGTCCGTATGGGGTTACGGGGACGGTGCGCGATTTGACGCCTTTGCTCGTCGGTAAGGATCCGCGCGCTTATGAGATGCGTTTTTGGGATATGTTGCGGGGGACGCGGCAGAGTCCGGGGGGTATTGCGGCGAAGGCGATTGCGGGTGTTGAACTCGCGCTTATTGATATTAAGGCGCGTGCGCTCGGTGTTTCTGTTGTGGAGCTTTTTGGGGGTCCAACGCGGGAGCAGGTTCGGGTTTACTGGTCGCATTGCGGTACTTCGCGTGCTCGCCATTACGATTTGCTCAATACGCCACCGCTTCGCACGATGGATGATATTGCCGCGCTGGGGCGGGAGGTTGTGGAGAAGGGATATACGGCGCTGAAGACGAATATTGTGGTACCGGGGGATCCGGCCAGTGTGTATTTTGGGGGTTTTGGCGGCGAACCGGGGACGACGGATGGCGTGGTTTCGCGGCAGATTCTCCGGCATATTGAGACGCTTATTGGTACGTTTCGAGATGCTGTGGGTCCGGATGTCGATATTAATCTGGATCTGAATTTTAATTTTAAACCCGAGTCGTGTATGCGTATTGCCCAGGTGCTGGAGCAATTTGATTTGCTGTGGTTGGAGATCGATATGTACGAGCCAGATGCGATTCGGCAGATTAAGGATGCGACGCGTACTAAAATTTGTACGGGTGAGAATTTGTTTTATATGCGCGAGTTTATTCCCTATTTCCAGGCGCGGTCTGCGGATGTGTTTATGATCGATGTGCCGTGGAATGGGTTTGCGCAGTCGAAGAAGGTGGGGGATTTGGCCGAGGCGTATCAACTCAATGTTGCGCCGCACAATTATTATAGCCATCTTTCGACGTGTATTAGTGCGAGTCTGTGCGCGGTTTTGCCCAATGTGCGTATTATGGAGATCGATGTTGACGATGTGCCCTGGCGCGAAGAGATGGTGACGAATGTGCCACGTATTGAAAATGGGTATTTGACGATTCCCTCAGGTCCGGGTTGGGGTACGGAGATGGTTGAAGAGGTGCTCAAAGCGCATCCCTGGGATAAGGGGAATGCGAATTGGTAG